From one Culex quinquefasciatus strain JHB chromosome 3, VPISU_Cqui_1.0_pri_paternal, whole genome shotgun sequence genomic stretch:
- the LOC119770261 gene encoding uncharacterized protein LOC119770261, with translation MRGRNVDSHRLYSVVVARDWRLKVNSREDWDEIIEEMALPKRGVNNEIALKKIIFRFLDKFYFHGEEKDPTKRRTTKSYINGGGQRRCCTRYKRFTTPQLPAHKHSPRDGAASAE, from the exons atgagaggtaggaatgtggattcgcaccggttgtattcggtggtggtggcccgGGATTGGAGATTGAAGGTCAATTCCCGCGAGGACTGGGACGAGATCATCGAGGAGATGGCGCTGCCGAAGCGTGGCGTGAACAACGAGATTGCGTTGAAGAAGATCATCTTCCGGTTTTTGGACAAGTTTTACTTTCAcggtgaggagaaggatccgACGAAGAGGAGGACGACGAAAAGCTACATAAACGGAGGTGGTCAGCGCAGATGTTGCACTCGGTACAAGCGGTTTACAAcaccg CAACTTCCCGCCCACAAACACTCACCTCGCGACGGTGCAGCTTCAGCCGAATGA